A genomic window from Bdellovibrio sp. SKB1291214 includes:
- a CDS encoding septum formation initiator family protein, whose translation MSYSRFAVGLRRLLNHPGRVAFICMIIFGVSIVLNGNLWRLWGLHRDFDRITTEISDSKKATLDLEVQLKQAKDPAFIERQARDKLDLAGEHDLVFVFPEQ comes from the coding sequence ATGTCTTACAGTCGTTTCGCAGTTGGATTACGTCGCCTATTAAATCACCCGGGAAGAGTCGCGTTCATTTGCATGATTATTTTCGGTGTTTCTATCGTTCTGAACGGTAACTTATGGCGTCTGTGGGGACTTCACCGGGACTTCGACCGTATCACCACCGAAATCAGTGATAGCAAAAAAGCCACACTGGACCTTGAAGTCCAGCTTAAACAGGCTAAAGATCCAGCCTTTATCGAACGCCAGGCGCGCGATAAATTAGACTTGGCCGGCGAGCATGATCTCGTCTTCGTTTTTCCTGAACAATAG
- a CDS encoding cytochrome: protein MFLQGDLQVMFDALYAIGAIDPVLKLDWAEVTKEMMANPNLLSEAFQNINGCRGNKDLLIQKLHMMDQRSVSYIAMEVAREFCEFQDRKDLH, encoded by the coding sequence ATGTTTCTTCAAGGCGATTTGCAAGTGATGTTTGATGCGCTTTATGCAATTGGTGCTATTGATCCGGTGCTTAAGCTCGATTGGGCTGAAGTAACTAAAGAGATGATGGCTAATCCAAACTTGCTCAGCGAAGCATTCCAAAACATCAATGGTTGCCGTGGAAACAAAGACCTACTTATCCAGAAGCTGCACATGATGGATCAAAGATCCGTAAGTTATATCGCTATGGAGGTCGCTCGTGAGTTTTGTGAATTCCAAGACCGTAAAGATTTGCACTAG
- a CDS encoding 2OG-Fe(II) oxygenase, with protein sequence MQHLTPWPHFIFDDFLPDESLKRLQAILPEHQNGFRQDDDDDMEIRYKFLPDLPLAKYFLGPEFKAFLQTTTGLSLRINEKSLVQLRVMTPDSPPMPAHVDNQEQKSLVCLLYVSPDWKEEYGGELCLLENKSALEQSSSSKLIAPLSNRMVLFCSEDSYWHSVKQVNHWLRYSIIMEWIIN encoded by the coding sequence ATGCAACATCTTACGCCCTGGCCACACTTTATCTTCGACGACTTCTTACCTGATGAAAGTTTAAAAAGACTTCAGGCAATCCTGCCGGAGCACCAAAACGGCTTCCGCCAGGATGATGACGATGACATGGAGATCCGTTACAAATTTCTGCCCGATCTCCCTCTCGCGAAATATTTTCTTGGACCAGAATTCAAAGCATTTTTACAAACAACCACGGGGCTTTCACTCAGGATCAACGAAAAGAGCTTAGTGCAATTGCGAGTCATGACTCCTGATTCACCACCTATGCCTGCACATGTCGACAACCAAGAGCAGAAATCCTTGGTCTGCCTCTTATATGTGTCCCCTGACTGGAAGGAAGAATACGGAGGCGAACTTTGCCTGCTTGAAAATAAGTCAGCGCTCGAGCAATCGAGCTCTTCGAAATTGATCGCACCACTAAGTAACCGCATGGTTCTTTTTTGTTCAGAAGACTCTTATTGGCACAGCGTGAAACAAGTAAACCACTGGCTCCGCTATTCCATCATTATGGAATGGATAATTAACTAA
- a CDS encoding ABC transporter ATP-binding protein produces MKHLTHYIEKKKLFFAFLLITIQQLLNALGTYALAKAGLSFENREKFVLWTLASILLFILSPVINIFIRRIESILSFDAYRIFLSENLFSKSGNSSLWQSKNLKDRFLASIGSDASDYLGLVLFISMDIYSFVLSIVLGVLTLSFTIDMSLLPAFTCSGILSFLVYRKFSKKVEALYHVDQSARTALIGHLLKSWDNVLLRNSNILQNYQNSFIQKISSAQSRAIKSATASELLIFVLGLATGLPVLLSASWIIWNSVSNTQVLIALLATLPRQLNILGVFRNVFQSLTSLLSVEAKFSVLCEGTVIPGRKLEEAIKTDLITINQNSFSDIKEMMEKFEENPTGRFEVRGANGAGKSTFLLHLNHRLDNSVYLPTHPDLMIGSETFSTRSSGENLLAHIEALASAKEEIILLDEWDANLDAENLQIVNTRINQIAKTKTIVEVRHR; encoded by the coding sequence ATGAAACACCTCACACACTACATTGAAAAGAAAAAGCTTTTTTTCGCTTTCTTGTTAATCACTATTCAACAACTATTAAATGCTTTAGGCACCTACGCCCTCGCAAAAGCCGGTCTTTCATTCGAGAATCGCGAAAAATTCGTTCTCTGGACACTTGCCAGTATTTTGCTTTTTATTTTATCTCCCGTTATCAACATCTTTATCCGCCGTATAGAAAGCATCTTGAGCTTCGACGCCTACAGAATATTTTTAAGCGAAAATTTATTCTCAAAAAGTGGGAATTCATCTCTGTGGCAAAGTAAAAATTTAAAAGATCGCTTCCTTGCCTCCATTGGGTCAGATGCAAGCGACTATCTGGGTCTCGTGCTATTTATCAGCATGGACATTTACTCTTTTGTACTTTCAATTGTTCTAGGTGTTCTTACTCTGAGCTTTACTATCGATATGTCTTTACTTCCAGCGTTCACATGCTCGGGAATCTTGAGTTTCCTGGTTTATCGCAAATTCAGCAAAAAGGTCGAAGCTCTCTACCACGTTGATCAATCTGCGCGTACAGCACTTATCGGTCACCTTTTGAAATCTTGGGATAATGTACTTCTGAGAAATTCCAACATTTTGCAAAACTATCAAAATAGCTTCATCCAAAAAATTTCATCCGCCCAATCCCGAGCGATTAAATCAGCGACTGCGAGTGAGCTTTTGATTTTCGTACTGGGATTAGCCACCGGCCTGCCAGTCCTCCTATCAGCTAGCTGGATTATCTGGAACTCCGTCTCGAACACACAAGTATTGATCGCTCTGTTAGCAACTTTACCAAGACAACTCAACATCCTGGGAGTATTTCGCAATGTATTTCAAAGCCTGACAAGCTTGCTCAGTGTTGAAGCCAAATTCAGTGTATTATGCGAAGGCACGGTTATTCCCGGAAGAAAACTAGAGGAAGCAATCAAAACGGACTTAATCACAATCAATCAGAACTCATTTTCTGACATCAAAGAGATGATGGAAAAATTTGAAGAAAATCCGACAGGTCGATTTGAAGTCCGAGGAGCCAATGGTGCAGGCAAATCAACATTCTTGCTGCACCTGAATCACCGCCTGGATAACTCAGTCTACTTACCAACCCATCCAGATCTAATGATCGGGAGCGAAACCTTTTCAACTCGTTCATCAGGAGAAAACCTACTGGCCCACATCGAAGCACTGGCAAGTGCAAAAGAAGAAATCATTTTACTAGACGAATGGGACGCCAACCTCGACGCAGAAAACCTTCAAATCGTAAACACCCGAATCAACCAAATAGCCAAAACAAAAACCATCGTCGAAGTTCGCCACCGATAA
- a CDS encoding cupredoxin domain-containing protein, producing the protein MSFVNSKTVKICTSLVTALFITSVANAWEVDFSRRQVDFNKVTNEDRLPASIKEDQSVSILSNVFDSVEPTQDIVIMNTEKGFVPETVRLKKGNNYRIHVVNVNGKEKNVSFVLDAFSEHHNTVFGEEKTFKVMPKTDGIFSYQCPETAVQGKFIIYSDANSAPGGRKPASN; encoded by the coding sequence GTGAGTTTTGTGAATTCCAAGACCGTAAAGATTTGCACTAGTCTTGTAACGGCTCTTTTCATCACCAGCGTGGCAAATGCATGGGAAGTTGATTTTTCTCGTCGTCAGGTTGATTTCAACAAAGTGACGAACGAAGATCGCCTGCCTGCAAGCATCAAAGAAGATCAATCAGTAAGTATTTTGAGTAACGTGTTTGACTCTGTTGAGCCGACTCAAGACATCGTCATCATGAATACAGAAAAAGGTTTTGTACCTGAAACTGTGCGCTTGAAAAAGGGCAACAACTATCGCATTCACGTGGTGAATGTGAATGGTAAAGAAAAAAACGTCAGCTTCGTATTGGATGCTTTCTCAGAACACCACAACACAGTATTTGGTGAAGAGAAAACTTTCAAGGTGATGCCTAAGACAGATGGTATTTTTTCTTACCAATGTCCTGAGACAGCTGTTCAAGGTAAATTTATTATTTATTCTGATGCGAACTCTGCTCCAGGTGGCAGAAAACCCGCTTCAAATTAA
- the eno gene encoding phosphopyruvate hydratase yields MSEIISVVAREILDSRGNPTVEVEVTTAEGNIGRAAVPSGASTGAHEACELRDGDKNRYMGKGVFKAVDNIREKIAPEILGLQVTEQVYLDKVLREIDGTENKTNLGANAILGVSLAAAKAAAADVNLPLYRYIGGSQACRLPVPLMNVLNGGAHANNGLDIQEFMIVPTVNNSYAESLRAGAEIFHTLKKILGKKGLTTAVGDEGGFAPKLSGNQEALDLIMNAIVDAGYDPGQNVFLGLDVAATEMYKDGKYQFDGELISPNDLLGVYKKWAEKYPLITIEDGFSEDDWDSWVNITSQMGNTMQLVGDDLFVTNPKRLRMGLEKKAANALLVKVNQIGTLTETFEAVNLAQRNKYKTVMSHRSGETEDTFIADLAVALNCHQIKTGSLCRSERIAKYNQLLRIEEDLGGMGIYWDKAAFR; encoded by the coding sequence ATGTCTGAAATCATCAGTGTCGTGGCTCGTGAAATTCTTGATAGCCGTGGAAATCCAACAGTTGAAGTTGAAGTGACTACAGCTGAAGGCAACATCGGCCGTGCAGCAGTTCCATCAGGTGCATCAACGGGTGCGCACGAAGCTTGCGAGCTTCGCGATGGCGATAAAAACCGCTATATGGGTAAGGGCGTATTCAAAGCCGTAGACAACATCCGCGAAAAAATTGCTCCAGAGATCTTGGGTCTTCAAGTAACTGAGCAAGTATACCTTGATAAAGTTCTTCGCGAAATCGACGGAACTGAAAACAAAACAAACTTGGGTGCAAATGCAATCCTGGGTGTTTCATTGGCTGCTGCGAAAGCTGCGGCTGCTGACGTAAATCTTCCATTGTACCGTTACATTGGTGGTTCTCAAGCTTGTCGCTTGCCAGTTCCTTTGATGAACGTATTAAACGGTGGTGCTCACGCGAACAACGGTTTGGACATTCAAGAGTTCATGATCGTTCCAACTGTGAACAACTCCTACGCTGAATCTTTGCGCGCTGGTGCAGAGATCTTCCACACGTTGAAAAAAATCTTGGGCAAAAAAGGTTTGACGACGGCAGTGGGTGACGAAGGTGGCTTCGCTCCGAAATTGTCTGGCAACCAAGAAGCTTTGGACTTGATCATGAATGCGATCGTTGATGCTGGTTATGACCCAGGTCAAAACGTATTCTTGGGCTTGGACGTTGCTGCCACTGAAATGTACAAAGACGGTAAATACCAATTCGATGGCGAGTTGATCTCTCCCAACGATCTATTGGGCGTTTACAAAAAGTGGGCGGAAAAATATCCATTGATCACGATCGAAGACGGTTTCTCTGAAGACGACTGGGATTCATGGGTTAACATCACTTCTCAAATGGGCAACACAATGCAATTGGTTGGTGACGACTTGTTCGTAACAAATCCAAAACGCTTGCGCATGGGCTTAGAGAAAAAAGCTGCGAACGCGCTTTTGGTTAAAGTAAATCAAATCGGAACTTTGACAGAAACTTTCGAAGCAGTGAACTTGGCTCAACGTAACAAATATAAAACAGTGATGTCTCACCGCTCTGGCGAAACAGAAGACACATTCATCGCAGACCTTGCGGTTGCATTGAACTGCCACCAAATCAAAACTGGTAGCTTGTGCCGTTCCGAACGTATCGCTAAGTACAACCAACTTCTTCGCATTGAGGAAGATCTGGGTGGCATGGGAATCTATTGGGACAAAGCAGCCTTCCGCTAG
- a CDS encoding DsbA family protein gives MRFNKIPFMEATLKAIKLAAVSALALSLVNCAPSAKQLKEAVEKDPSIVFAAIEKDPEQFIEVVNKAAQGAQKKAQEKAMAEEGKKRDEEFANPLKANIEDGRVVFGPKDAKVTIVEYTDFECPYCAKGHATVAEVMKAYPKDVKVVLKHLPLDFHPMAMPAARYFEAIAMQDHAKAEKFYNMVFENQGELRTKKEGFLKDTAKKVGADMKRVEADLKSEKITKQIEADMEEAKKFNFSGTPGFLINGVSLRGAYPFPEFKDIIDRHLKTAAK, from the coding sequence TTGAGATTTAACAAAATTCCCTTTATGGAGGCGACATTGAAAGCAATTAAATTGGCAGCAGTTTCTGCGTTGGCACTTTCCCTAGTGAACTGTGCTCCTTCAGCGAAACAACTTAAAGAAGCAGTAGAAAAAGACCCAAGCATCGTTTTCGCAGCAATCGAAAAAGATCCTGAGCAATTCATTGAAGTAGTTAACAAAGCTGCTCAAGGTGCGCAAAAGAAAGCTCAAGAAAAAGCAATGGCTGAAGAAGGCAAAAAGCGTGACGAAGAGTTCGCAAATCCTTTGAAAGCAAACATCGAAGACGGCCGCGTTGTTTTCGGTCCTAAAGACGCGAAAGTGACTATCGTAGAATACACTGACTTCGAATGCCCTTACTGCGCAAAAGGTCACGCGACGGTTGCTGAAGTAATGAAAGCTTACCCTAAAGATGTAAAAGTTGTTCTAAAGCACTTGCCTTTGGATTTCCATCCTATGGCTATGCCTGCAGCTCGTTACTTCGAAGCAATTGCAATGCAAGACCATGCGAAAGCTGAAAAGTTCTACAACATGGTTTTCGAAAACCAAGGTGAACTTCGCACTAAAAAAGAAGGTTTCTTGAAAGACACGGCTAAAAAAGTTGGTGCTGACATGAAACGTGTTGAAGCTGATTTGAAATCAGAAAAAATCACTAAGCAAATCGAAGCTGACATGGAAGAAGCTAAGAAATTTAACTTCTCTGGTACTCCAGGCTTCTTGATCAATGGTGTTTCACTTCGCGGTGCTTACCCATTCCCAGAATTCAAAGACATCATCGATCGTCATTTGAAAACTGCTGCTAAGTAA
- a CDS encoding murein L,D-transpeptidase catalytic domain family protein, whose protein sequence is MTFKKAKNVLALISVTFLMAACAKGGFESSSTVLPDDPDTEQSAGDTAQTIPPAEVETPNSGSSGSDSSASGTLTDAQILAKYAYVDTAKTINQTMLKNAVLYYHKNLAKIKNTDVLSVLDFSKYSGKPRFHIINMKTGEVWSVRAAHGKGSDPDHDGYANSFSNVSGSNASSVGIYKTAETYSGSHGYSLRLDGLSSTNSNARARAVVVHGADYVSEANVTQGRSWGCPAVAMSIRTKVIDTIKGGSIIYASATN, encoded by the coding sequence ATGACATTCAAAAAAGCGAAGAATGTTCTGGCACTCATATCCGTCACTTTCCTAATGGCAGCCTGCGCAAAAGGCGGTTTCGAAAGCTCTTCTACCGTTTTACCTGACGATCCAGACACAGAACAATCAGCAGGCGATACTGCTCAAACAATTCCACCCGCAGAAGTTGAAACACCCAACTCGGGCTCTTCCGGCAGTGACAGTTCTGCCAGTGGCACATTAACTGATGCTCAGATCCTTGCGAAATATGCGTACGTTGATACGGCCAAGACTATTAACCAGACGATGCTGAAAAATGCAGTTCTTTATTATCATAAAAATTTGGCGAAAATTAAGAATACGGACGTCTTGTCTGTTCTGGATTTCAGCAAATACTCTGGCAAACCACGTTTTCATATTATCAATATGAAAACCGGTGAGGTATGGAGTGTGCGCGCGGCACACGGGAAGGGTTCAGACCCGGATCACGATGGCTACGCCAATTCTTTTAGCAACGTATCCGGTTCCAATGCAAGTTCAGTAGGCATTTATAAAACGGCTGAAACTTACTCTGGTTCGCATGGTTATTCATTACGTTTGGATGGATTGTCTTCTACCAACAGCAATGCTCGTGCAAGAGCCGTGGTTGTTCACGGTGCAGACTATGTTTCTGAAGCCAATGTAACTCAAGGGCGCAGTTGGGGATGTCCGGCGGTTGCGATGAGCATTAGAACAAAAGTGATCGACACCATTAAGGGTGGCTCTATCATCTACGCTTCTGCGACTAACTAA
- a CDS encoding CpaF family protein produces MSDQSNVFKQTIQQNLGPVVKYLDDPGVSEILVNGPSEIFVERKGKLEKVSEKFPSEDDLRAAVNSIAQSVGRRINDENPRLDARLPDGSRIAAVIPPMSRKGTTLSIRKFTSTKITFNDYIKMGTISEDGARFLDIAMFLGKNIIVSGGTGSGKTTLLSLLCSRIPKGQRVLIIEDSSELQVDYEHLVMFETRMADAQGKGEVTIKDLVKSALRLRPDRIIVGEVRSGEALELLNAMNTGHKGCMGTVHANSPEDAIVRLEALAQGGDAKISERALRQQVSSAIDLIVQISRYGDGSRRIGAISEVRGFLPDGSYDVVPIFELGRLVRRPDGTLDGKLEATGNVPTFMEEIIDNKLPFPKSKFQKAA; encoded by the coding sequence ATGTCGGATCAGTCGAACGTTTTCAAGCAGACTATTCAGCAGAACCTCGGTCCTGTTGTTAAGTATCTTGATGACCCGGGCGTCTCTGAAATCCTCGTGAACGGTCCCAGCGAAATTTTCGTAGAACGCAAAGGTAAGCTTGAAAAGGTGAGCGAGAAATTCCCTTCGGAAGATGACCTGCGCGCAGCCGTGAACTCCATTGCACAATCGGTCGGTCGTCGTATCAATGATGAAAATCCGCGTCTGGATGCACGTTTGCCAGATGGTTCGCGTATCGCAGCGGTGATCCCTCCGATGTCACGCAAAGGGACCACTCTTTCTATTCGTAAATTTACGAGCACTAAGATTACTTTTAACGATTACATTAAAATGGGCACAATCTCCGAGGACGGCGCTCGCTTTTTGGATATCGCGATGTTCTTAGGAAAAAACATTATCGTGAGTGGCGGTACTGGTTCAGGTAAGACGACGTTGTTGTCATTGTTGTGTTCACGTATCCCCAAAGGTCAGCGTGTGTTGATCATCGAAGACTCTTCAGAGTTGCAGGTCGATTATGAACACTTGGTGATGTTTGAGACTCGCATGGCCGATGCCCAAGGCAAAGGCGAAGTGACTATCAAAGATCTGGTAAAGAGTGCGCTCCGTTTGCGTCCTGATCGCATTATCGTCGGGGAGGTTCGTTCCGGCGAAGCTCTTGAATTATTAAATGCGATGAACACGGGTCACAAAGGTTGTATGGGTACTGTGCATGCGAACTCACCTGAGGATGCGATCGTACGTTTGGAGGCCTTAGCTCAAGGCGGAGACGCTAAGATCAGCGAGCGGGCTTTGCGCCAACAGGTGTCGTCGGCCATTGATCTAATCGTTCAAATTTCGCGTTATGGTGATGGATCGCGTCGTATTGGTGCGATCAGTGAAGTGCGAGGGTTCCTCCCAGATGGTTCGTACGACGTAGTTCCAATCTTTGAATTGGGTCGCTTGGTGCGCCGTCCCGACGGCACTCTTGATGGTAAGCTCGAAGCCACGGGCAACGTGCCGACTTTCATGGAAGAAATCATCGATAACAAGCTCCCATTCCCAAAATCCAAATTCCAAAAAGCCGCCTAA
- a CDS encoding HEPN domain-containing protein, whose amino-acid sequence MSVSTAKSMILKAQDNLDIAQKSLNDESQHDIVGYNLAQACELYLKAMMSLRDLEFPEGEDAHDLDYLMTTLEEEGFAEISSHADVIELTQYNNPSAHIRKDERLDLDEYLGYVNDLKKLVGEQLKLF is encoded by the coding sequence ATGAGCGTATCAACAGCGAAATCTATGATCTTAAAGGCACAAGACAATCTCGATATCGCTCAAAAGTCGCTTAACGATGAATCCCAACACGACATTGTTGGGTACAATCTAGCTCAAGCTTGCGAGCTGTATCTAAAAGCGATGATGTCCTTGCGTGACCTTGAATTTCCAGAGGGAGAGGACGCCCACGATCTAGATTACCTGATGACAACGCTTGAAGAAGAAGGTTTTGCAGAGATCTCTTCCCATGCCGACGTTATCGAACTGACTCAATATAACAACCCCAGCGCGCACATCCGTAAGGACGAGCGTTTGGATTTGGATGAGTACTTGGGTTACGTAAATGACCTTAAGAAATTGGTCGGCGAACAGCTAAAATTGTTCTAA
- a CDS encoding helix-turn-helix domain-containing protein, which yields MIENSSDWNKDSLRALRLRLGWSRSDMARRLKCTLTDIETWEEGRGELLFNPHIKGELALIHRQADACSDEVRFTPACENECDKNALSQVDFSRVKADLE from the coding sequence ATGATCGAAAACTCAAGTGATTGGAATAAAGATAGTCTGCGCGCTCTTCGCCTTCGTTTAGGTTGGAGCCGTTCTGATATGGCTCGCCGTTTGAAGTGTACGTTGACAGACATTGAAACGTGGGAAGAAGGCCGTGGTGAACTTCTTTTTAATCCTCACATCAAAGGTGAATTGGCATTAATTCATCGTCAAGCGGATGCATGCTCTGATGAAGTTCGCTTTACACCTGCATGTGAAAACGAGTGCGATAAAAATGCACTTAGCCAAGTCGACTTCTCACGCGTCAAAGCTGATCTCGAATAA
- the polA gene encoding DNA polymerase I, whose product MKKIYLIDVSSMFFRAFFAIRQLTSPKGMPVNAIYGFISMITKLMKEEKPDYMVFCYDRKEPSFRHDMYTEYKAHRTEMPEDLAVQIPYIKQLADIMGIPAVEVPSYEADDIIGTLTKVGKKNGVEVVIVSGDKDFGQLIEDGVILYDTMKDHKYTSQGVVEKWGVRPDQFIDYLAIVGDTSDNIPGVKGVGEKGAIKLLEQFKSLEDIYENIDKVESKSVKQKLIDAKEMALLSKKLVTIATEIPVDHNLESYKLRPRKDDELRAFLREFNFKTFEKNLFGEAGSAPMTSAEAGKAYYAEAAKPAAAPAPDAMTTPMLADHQTKEFNEKTVTTKELTEMLSPGQGLWGFHDTRGVFIGTDSDIISVSDSEFLGKLTDTFKVQWKGHDLKDLWHKIGAKNPIADWDTMLAAYVLKAADTSDFSKIYEKHMGEALPEMASPSQMYNAHLHLAKTLDKKLHEIHGEKVFRDLELPLVKVLLQMENLGVRIDTDLLHNLSQELEKEIASLEKQIHESAGESFNVGSPKQLGVILFEKLGLPAGKKTKTGYSTGEDVLESLDHPIAKLVLQWRELSKLKSTYVDALPVMVNEKDGRVHTSFNQALTTTGRLSSTSPNLQNIPIRTERGQLVRKAFIANPRMKLLSVDYSQIELRILAHISEDPNLTKAFQEDLDIHSATAAEIFNIQLKDVNAEHRRTAKAVNFGIAYGQGAFGLAETLGISRTEGKEIIDRYFTRFKNVREYIDNTVKVAHEQGYVETLFGRRRYIDELKSSNAMLKKFGERAAINAPIQGTASDLVKKAMIEVNKTVPVRMLLQVHDELIFEDFTENLEKLTPQLVNIMENVAQLRVPLKVNYSIGDNWDEAH is encoded by the coding sequence ATGAAAAAAATCTACCTTATTGATGTCAGCTCAATGTTCTTTCGCGCGTTCTTTGCGATCCGCCAACTGACATCGCCAAAGGGCATGCCCGTTAATGCCATCTATGGCTTTATTTCAATGATCACAAAATTGATGAAGGAAGAAAAACCAGATTATATGGTTTTCTGTTATGACCGCAAAGAGCCTTCATTCCGTCATGATATGTACACCGAGTACAAAGCTCACCGCACAGAAATGCCAGAAGACTTGGCCGTACAAATTCCTTACATCAAACAACTTGCAGACATCATGGGTATTCCTGCTGTCGAAGTTCCAAGTTACGAAGCCGATGACATCATTGGAACGTTGACCAAGGTTGGAAAAAAGAACGGCGTTGAAGTTGTCATCGTCAGCGGCGATAAAGACTTCGGTCAGTTGATCGAAGACGGTGTTATTTTATACGATACGATGAAAGACCATAAATATACATCCCAAGGTGTCGTCGAAAAATGGGGCGTTCGCCCTGATCAATTCATCGATTATTTGGCAATTGTGGGGGACACATCCGATAATATTCCTGGAGTGAAAGGTGTCGGTGAAAAAGGCGCTATTAAACTTTTAGAACAGTTTAAGTCTTTGGAAGATATCTATGAAAACATCGATAAGGTCGAAAGCAAAAGTGTTAAGCAAAAATTAATCGACGCCAAAGAGATGGCCTTGCTGTCAAAAAAACTTGTGACCATCGCTACTGAAATTCCAGTGGATCACAATCTTGAATCTTACAAACTTCGTCCTCGTAAGGACGACGAGCTTCGCGCGTTTTTACGTGAATTCAATTTCAAAACATTCGAAAAAAATCTGTTCGGAGAAGCGGGGTCTGCTCCAATGACATCTGCTGAAGCAGGTAAGGCTTATTACGCAGAGGCTGCAAAGCCGGCAGCAGCACCGGCGCCAGATGCTATGACAACACCCATGCTGGCAGATCACCAAACAAAAGAGTTCAATGAAAAAACTGTGACGACGAAGGAGTTAACAGAAATGTTGTCTCCAGGCCAAGGGTTGTGGGGTTTTCATGATACTCGTGGTGTATTCATCGGTACTGATTCTGATATCATCTCCGTTTCTGATTCCGAATTCCTGGGTAAGCTGACGGATACATTCAAAGTACAATGGAAGGGCCATGATCTAAAAGATTTGTGGCATAAAATTGGAGCCAAGAATCCCATCGCTGACTGGGATACAATGCTGGCGGCATATGTTTTAAAGGCTGCTGATACTTCCGATTTTAGTAAGATCTATGAAAAGCACATGGGTGAAGCGCTTCCAGAAATGGCATCGCCGTCTCAAATGTATAATGCGCATCTGCATCTTGCTAAGACTTTAGATAAAAAGCTTCACGAAATTCATGGGGAAAAAGTTTTCCGCGACTTAGAACTTCCGTTGGTAAAAGTTCTTCTGCAAATGGAAAATCTGGGCGTCAGAATTGATACGGATTTGTTACATAATCTAAGTCAGGAACTGGAAAAAGAAATTGCGTCTCTTGAAAAGCAAATTCACGAATCAGCAGGGGAATCCTTTAATGTGGGAAGCCCTAAGCAATTGGGTGTGATTTTGTTTGAAAAATTAGGCCTGCCGGCAGGTAAGAAAACTAAAACTGGCTATTCGACAGGCGAAGACGTCCTTGAAAGCTTGGATCATCCCATCGCTAAATTAGTTTTACAGTGGCGTGAACTTTCTAAGCTAAAATCTACGTATGTTGATGCGTTGCCGGTAATGGTGAATGAAAAGGATGGCCGTGTTCACACAAGCTTTAATCAAGCCCTGACTACAACAGGTCGCTTGTCGAGTACGTCACCAAACTTACAAAATATCCCGATTCGTACTGAACGTGGACAGCTGGTTCGTAAGGCGTTCATCGCAAATCCGCGCATGAAGTTATTATCTGTCGACTATTCGCAAATTGAACTTAGAATCTTGGCCCATATTTCTGAAGATCCTAACTTAACCAAAGCCTTCCAGGAAGACTTGGATATCCACTCAGCTACAGCAGCTGAGATCTTTAATATTCAGTTGAAAGATGTGAATGCGGAACACCGTCGTACTGCCAAGGCTGTGAACTTTGGTATCGCGTATGGACAGGGAGCATTTGGTCTTGCAGAAACCTTGGGTATTTCCCGAACTGAGGGTAAAGAAATTATCGACCGTTACTTCACGCGATTTAAAAATGTTCGTGAATATATTGATAACACGGTCAAAGTTGCCCATGAACAAGGATACGTGGAAACTCTTTTTGGTCGCAGACGTTATATCGATGAACTGAAATCAAGTAATGCTATGCTGAAAAAGTTCGGTGAACGTGCAGCTATTAATGCCCCGATTCAAGGAACTGCCAGTGACTTGGTGAAAAAGGCCATGATCGAAGTAAATAAAACAGTTCCCGTGCGCATGCTGCTACAAGTGCACGACGAATTGATCTTTGAAGACTTCACAGAAAACCTAGAGAAGCTAACTCCGCAACTAGTGAACATCATGGAAAACGTTGCTCAGCTGCGAGTGCCTCTGAAAGTAAACTATTCGATTGGCGATAACTGGGACGAAGCACATTGA